The DNA segment CTCCGGTTCTCAGGTGCGCTCCGGGCGGGGCAGTCACGGGCGGCTTGGGCGGCTCGACGGGATTCTGCACCGGGGGCGTTACAGGTTGCTCGGTGGATGGCGGCTGGGGGGCTGTCGGCGTCGTCTGGGCGGGAGGGGTCACACTGGGCGTCGTTTGCGTCGGCATCACGCTGGGCACCGTTTCGGTAGACGCTGGAGCATCGGCGGGCTGATCCGCGCCGTCCTGCGTCCCATCCGCTTTCGGCGTTTCCGTCATGGCCGCTCCCGACATAAATTTGCCTGCCAGCAGCTTGCCCGTCCCGTCGCGGGCCTCGTAACCCATCTTGGTGGCGGTCAGGGTGGCAGCCTTGTCCTGGGCAGGTTTCACGCTGATCAGGGCGATCCGCACGCCGTTCCGCGGAACGGTCTTGAAACCCAGATCCACCGTCAGCACCTGCCCCTGCTGCTGCCAGAACAGCACGCCGCTCTGCTCGGACGCCTGCACGCGGGTCACGCTGACGCCTGCGGGCAGTTCCCAGTTCAGGCGCGCCGCCCGCACGTTGCGGGGCGCGGTGATGATCAGCGGAATGCGCGTCTCGCCGCGAATCTCGCCCGTGGGCAGGGTGGGGGCCAGCGACAGAGGCGGCAGAGTATTCACGTTGACCGTGTATTCCTTGCTGCGCGTGCTGAGGGTGGAGTCGGTCACCTCCAACGTGAACTTGTAGGTCCCGGTGGCGGTGGGCGTCCCCGTCAGGCGCTGACCGCCCAGCTTGATACCGGGAGGCAGAGTGCCGCTCGATATCTTCAGGGTGTATGGTCCCGCGCCGCCCGAAACACTCAGATCGGCGCTGTAGTCCTCGCCCTGGTACATCACGGGTAGGCCAGAGGCGTTGTCGGAGAAATACAGGATGTCCCGGCCACTTCCACCGCCCGTAGACGTGCCAGTGACGGGCTGCCCGCATCCGGCCAGAAGGGCGCTCAGCGCCAGGGCCAGCGCCGGAAGGGTGGTGCGAACATGCTTCATGCCTCTCAGTCTACCCGCCACGCCGTGTCGGTCCCGTGAGTTTGCGGTGATTTACCGGGGGGTGGAGGTGGGCAGAAAGAAGAATTCCAGTTCACACCGGGCTGTGCTGGATCAACTGTGCTGGAACCCAGCCTTGAATTCTGAGTTTGACCAGAGATGGTAGATTCGCGCAGATCCCGGTCCCGTGCCACCCTCCGTTTCCCGGCACGCCTCCTGCTCCGAAACTCCTGACTGAAAGGCAGAACATGCGTGAATCCCTGAAACAGCCCGTGGGTATCTTCGACGCCGGAATTGGCAGCTACAACATCGTGCAAAAAGTCAGGGCGGCCTATCCCGATCAGGACATCGTGTATCTGGCGGACCGGGCCAGCTTTCCCTACGGCGCAAAGAGTGAGGGCGAGCTGGAAGGCAGCATTCTCGCGGCGCTGAACTTTCTGACTGGCCGGGGCGTCGGGTCCATCATCGTGGCCTCGAACGCCCCCAGCGTCACGGTGTTGCCCCAACTTCTTCCCCTGTTGAATGTCCCTGTTCTGGGCGTCTATCCACCCATCCGGGCCGCACTTGAAAACGTTCAGCCTGACGGGATGGTGGCCGTGATCGGGGCCAGGGTGCTGACGAACAGCGCCGCGCTGCGGGAATATGTCGCTGGCGAGGCGGGCAGACACAGGGAGCAATTCGTCTTCGAGGAAGCTGGCGAGCTGATTGATCTGGTGGAAGCCGGAACCTTCCTGAGCGATCCGGCCACGACACAGCGGACAGTGTCTGCCTTTGTCGAAAGGCTCCAGCGGCAGCATCCGCTACTGGCGGGCCTCACCCTGTCCAGCACGCATCTGCCCTGGCTTACTCATTTTTTTGAGCAGGCCGCTCCCCACCTCCAACTCTTCGATCCGGCTGACGAAGTGGTCAATCAATTCAGACCTCTCGCCACGGCTGGCAGCGGAAAGCTCATCACGCTGGTTACGGAAAGTTCGCAGCATCCCTTCGCCGAATTCCAGGCCACGCTGGGCCGATTGAATCTGGACCTCCAACCCGGCTTGGTCCAGATCTGAGCGCGGCGCAGATCGCCTGACCTACTTCGGCGTTCCGGGCACGGTCTTTTTCACCCCATGCTCTAAACTCGCCGTCATGACAATTGCTGCAAATCCGCTGCCCGCCCTGCCGGGCGTGGGCGAACGCCTGGGCCGTTACACCGTGAACCGCGTGGAAGACCTGCCCGAGATGCAGGGCCATCTGATCCTGCTGAGCCACGAAAATGGGGCACGGCACGCCCATGTGGTCCGCGACGACGACAA comes from the Deinococcus sp. AJ005 genome and includes:
- a CDS encoding glutamate racemase; the encoded protein is MRESLKQPVGIFDAGIGSYNIVQKVRAAYPDQDIVYLADRASFPYGAKSEGELEGSILAALNFLTGRGVGSIIVASNAPSVTVLPQLLPLLNVPVLGVYPPIRAALENVQPDGMVAVIGARVLTNSAALREYVAGEAGRHREQFVFEEAGELIDLVEAGTFLSDPATTQRTVSAFVERLQRQHPLLAGLTLSSTHLPWLTHFFEQAAPHLQLFDPADEVVNQFRPLATAGSGKLITLVTESSQHPFAEFQATLGRLNLDLQPGLVQI
- a CDS encoding Ig domain-containing protein yields the protein MKHVRTTLPALALALSALLAGCGQPVTGTSTGGGSGRDILYFSDNASGLPVMYQGEDYSADLSVSGGAGPYTLKISSGTLPPGIKLGGQRLTGTPTATGTYKFTLEVTDSTLSTRSKEYTVNVNTLPPLSLAPTLPTGEIRGETRIPLIITAPRNVRAARLNWELPAGVSVTRVQASEQSGVLFWQQQGQVLTVDLGFKTVPRNGVRIALISVKPAQDKAATLTATKMGYEARDGTGKLLAGKFMSGAAMTETPKADGTQDGADQPADAPASTETVPSVMPTQTTPSVTPPAQTTPTAPQPPSTEQPVTPPVQNPVEPPKPPVTAPPGAHLRTGAPL